The DNA sequence CGAACGCGATCAGGGCGCGCGCCGCCGGGCTGAGCGGGCCCTCCGTCCGCCACGCCAGCGCGAGCACGCCACGCAGGCCAGGGCCCGTGATTTCGACGATCCGCAGCTCCGCCCGGTGGTACCGGCCCAGCGACTCCGGCACGATCGCCACGCCGAGGCCGCGCGTCGCGAGCTGCACCAGGACGTTCGGATCGGCCGCCTCGAACGCGATCCGCGGGGTCAGCCCCTCGCGCGCGAAGGCGGTGTCGAGGGCGGTGCGCAGGCCCGTCCCCTTCGGCAGCGCCATCAGCGGCAGGCCGTCGAGGTCCCTGATACCGACTTCGGCCCGGTCGAGCGGGCCGTCCGGCGCCGTGACCGCCAGGAACGGCTCGTCGAGCAGCACCTGCGTCGCGATGCCCGGCGGCGGGTCCGTCGAGAGACCGACGACCGCGAGGTCCAGGCGTCCTTCGCGCAGTGCCGCGAGCATCTCCTCGGAGTTGGCTTCCGACAGCGTGATCTCGACGGCCGGATAGCGCTCGTGGAAGCCGGCCAGCAGGTCCGGCAGCCGAACCGGGCCTGCCGAGGTCACGGCGCCGATCGCGACCTGGCCGCGGACCAGCCCGGCCAGCTCGTCGACGGCTTCGCGCACACCCTGCACGGCCGCGAGCGCGGCCCGGGCGTGCGGGAGGGCGGCGGCGCCGACGTCGGTGAGCCGGACCGTCCGGCCGGAGCGGTCCAGCAGCTCCTGCCCCAGCTCCCGCTCCAGCCGCCGGACCTGCGCGCTCACCCCGGGCTGGGCGACGTGCAGCCGTTCGGCCGCGCGCGTGAAGTTGCCTTCCTCGGCTACCGCCACGAAGTACGCGAGCTGGTGCAGTTCCATAAGCACTGATTCTAGCTCGAAGAAAAATCAGATCTTGGACTTCTGATCGAATCGGCCCGAAGCTGGAAGCAGCGAACGAAAGGAGCCGAAATGCACACCCTCCGCCCAGGTCAGGACGGTTACCCCGAAGAAGTCGCCGGGTTCCAGACGGCGGTGCCCAGCTCGCCGGCGGTGGTCGTCGCCGCGGAAAGCGCCGAGGACGTCGCCGCCGCCGTGCGGTACGCCGCCGAGCACGGGCTGCCGGTCGCCGTCCAGGCCACCGGGCACGG is a window from the Amycolatopsis sp. cg9 genome containing:
- a CDS encoding LysR family transcriptional regulator; translated protein: MELHQLAYFVAVAEEGNFTRAAERLHVAQPGVSAQVRRLERELGQELLDRSGRTVRLTDVGAAALPHARAALAAVQGVREAVDELAGLVRGQVAIGAVTSAGPVRLPDLLAGFHERYPAVEITLSEANSEEMLAALREGRLDLAVVGLSTDPPPGIATQVLLDEPFLAVTAPDGPLDRAEVGIRDLDGLPLMALPKGTGLRTALDTAFAREGLTPRIAFEAADPNVLVQLATRGLGVAIVPESLGRYHRAELRIVEITGPGLRGVLALAWRTEGPLSPAARALIAFARAAYRS